The following proteins are encoded in a genomic region of Takifugu rubripes chromosome 9, fTakRub1.2, whole genome shotgun sequence:
- the LOC101064072 gene encoding BTB/POZ domain-containing protein kctd15-like isoform X1: MSLVSVSSQEGRSMSRLSVSRSPVSPMSAQGIPSPAQLTKANAPVHIDVGGHMYTSSLATLTKFPESRIGRLFSGTEPIVLDSLKQHYFIDRDGDIFRYILSFLRTCKLLLPEDFKDFPQLYEEARFYQLSPMVRELERWQAEREAQRTPPCECLVVRVTPDLGERITLSGEKVLIEEVFPETGDVMCNSVNAGWNQDPTHVIRFPLNGYLRLNSVQVLERLFQKGFTIRASCGGGVDSSQFSEYVLCRDLRPSRAVTSTPIRIKQEPLD, translated from the exons ATGTCGTTGGTGTCGGTGTCCTCTCAG GAGGGGCGGAGCATGTCCAGGTTGTCCGTGAGCCGCTCGCCCGTCTCCCCGATGAGCGCCCAGGGCATCCCCTCCCCCGCCCAGCTCACCAAGGCCAACGCCCCCGTCCACATCGACGTGGGGGGTCACATGTACACCAGCAGCCTGGCGACGCTCACCAAGTTCCCAGAATCCAG GATCGGCCGGCTCTTCAGTGGTACCGAGCCCATCGTCCTGGACAGCCTGAAGCAGCACTACTTCATCGACAGGGACGGAGACATCTTCCGCTACATCCTCAGCTTCCTGAGGACCTGCAAGCTGCTTCTGCCTGAAGACTTCAAG GACTTCCCACAGCTGTACGAGGAAGCCCGGTTCTACCAGCTGAGCCCGATGGTCCGGGAGCTGGAGCGCTGGCAGGCGGAGCGCGAGGCCCAGCGCACGCCGCCCTGCGAGTGTCTGGTGGTCCGCGTCACGCCCGACCTGGGCGAGAGGATCACGCTGAGCGGGGAGAAGGTTCTGATCGAGGAGGTCTTCCCCGAGACCGGAGACGTCATGTGCAACTCTGTCAACGCTGGCTGGAACCAGGACCCGACCCACGTGATCCGCTTCCCCCTCAACGGGTACCTGAGACTCAACTCGGTTCAG GTCCTCGAACGCCTCTTCCAGAAGGGCTTCACCATCAGGGCCTCCTGCGGCGGGGGGGTGGACTCCTCCCAGTTCAGCGAGTACGTCCTGTGTCGGGACCTGCGGCCCAGCCGGGCCGTCACCAGCACCCCGATCCGGATCAAACAGGAACCTCTGGACTAG
- the LOC101064072 gene encoding BTB/POZ domain-containing protein kctd15-like isoform X2, whose protein sequence is MSRLSVSRSPVSPMSAQGIPSPAQLTKANAPVHIDVGGHMYTSSLATLTKFPESRIGRLFSGTEPIVLDSLKQHYFIDRDGDIFRYILSFLRTCKLLLPEDFKDFPQLYEEARFYQLSPMVRELERWQAEREAQRTPPCECLVVRVTPDLGERITLSGEKVLIEEVFPETGDVMCNSVNAGWNQDPTHVIRFPLNGYLRLNSVQVLERLFQKGFTIRASCGGGVDSSQFSEYVLCRDLRPSRAVTSTPIRIKQEPLD, encoded by the exons ATGTCCAGGTTGTCCGTGAGCCGCTCGCCCGTCTCCCCGATGAGCGCCCAGGGCATCCCCTCCCCCGCCCAGCTCACCAAGGCCAACGCCCCCGTCCACATCGACGTGGGGGGTCACATGTACACCAGCAGCCTGGCGACGCTCACCAAGTTCCCAGAATCCAG GATCGGCCGGCTCTTCAGTGGTACCGAGCCCATCGTCCTGGACAGCCTGAAGCAGCACTACTTCATCGACAGGGACGGAGACATCTTCCGCTACATCCTCAGCTTCCTGAGGACCTGCAAGCTGCTTCTGCCTGAAGACTTCAAG GACTTCCCACAGCTGTACGAGGAAGCCCGGTTCTACCAGCTGAGCCCGATGGTCCGGGAGCTGGAGCGCTGGCAGGCGGAGCGCGAGGCCCAGCGCACGCCGCCCTGCGAGTGTCTGGTGGTCCGCGTCACGCCCGACCTGGGCGAGAGGATCACGCTGAGCGGGGAGAAGGTTCTGATCGAGGAGGTCTTCCCCGAGACCGGAGACGTCATGTGCAACTCTGTCAACGCTGGCTGGAACCAGGACCCGACCCACGTGATCCGCTTCCCCCTCAACGGGTACCTGAGACTCAACTCGGTTCAG GTCCTCGAACGCCTCTTCCAGAAGGGCTTCACCATCAGGGCCTCCTGCGGCGGGGGGGTGGACTCCTCCCAGTTCAGCGAGTACGTCCTGTGTCGGGACCTGCGGCCCAGCCGGGCCGTCACCAGCACCCCGATCCGGATCAAACAGGAACCTCTGGACTAG